A region from the Actinoplanes sp. OR16 genome encodes:
- a CDS encoding YajQ family cyclic di-GMP-binding protein, whose translation MAASPSFDIVSKVDRQEVDNAFNQAEKELATRFDFRGTGTVVAKSGEAFTITSETEERATAALDVFKEKLVKRNISLKSLDAGEPRQSGKTYKIDLKVVEGIESDKAKAISKKIRDEGPKGVQPQIQGDQLRVTGKKRDDLQAVIALLKQEDFGVALQFTNYR comes from the coding sequence ATGGCAGCCAGCCCGTCGTTCGACATCGTCAGCAAGGTCGACCGGCAGGAGGTCGACAACGCTTTCAACCAGGCGGAGAAGGAGCTCGCCACCCGCTTCGACTTCCGCGGCACGGGCACCGTCGTCGCGAAGTCGGGGGAGGCGTTCACCATCACGTCGGAGACCGAGGAGCGGGCCACGGCCGCGCTCGACGTCTTCAAGGAGAAGCTGGTGAAGCGGAACATCTCCCTGAAGTCGCTGGACGCCGGCGAGCCCCGCCAGTCCGGCAAGACCTACAAGATCGACTTGAAGGTCGTGGAGGGGATCGAGTCGGACAAGGCGAAGGCGATCAGCAAGAAGATCCGGGACGAGGGCCCGAAGGGCGTGCAGCCGCAGATCCAGGGCGACCAGCTGCGGGTGACCGGCAAGAAGCGCGACGATCTGCAGGCCGTGATCGCCCTGCTCAAGCAGGAGGACTTCGGGGTCGCGCTGCAGTTCACGAACTACCGCTGA
- the htpX gene encoding zinc metalloprotease HtpX: MLSSHHNGLKTAALLGLLTGLILAVGYWLGGSGGLVLAVIVSLAMNAFSYFYSDKLALRSMGARPVSEAEFPELYQMVRELAGEAGQPMPRLYVSPSMQPNAFATGRNPEHAAVAVTVGITRLLTLRELRGVIGHELSHVYNRDILISSVAAGLAGIITMLAQLAFFLPFMSSDDEDSPNPAGLLLMVILGPLAASIIQLAISRNREFQADASGATLTRDPLALASALEKIHHGTQRMPLPADGQLASSAHLMIANPFRGGGLSALFSTHPPMEERIQRLHQQASLTRR, translated from the coding sequence ATGTTGTCCAGCCATCACAACGGCCTCAAGACAGCTGCTCTGCTGGGTCTGCTCACCGGCCTGATCCTCGCCGTGGGCTACTGGCTGGGTGGTAGCGGCGGCCTGGTGCTCGCCGTGATCGTCTCGCTGGCCATGAACGCCTTCAGCTACTTCTACTCGGACAAGCTCGCGCTGCGCTCGATGGGCGCCCGGCCGGTCAGCGAGGCGGAGTTCCCCGAGCTCTACCAGATGGTCCGCGAACTGGCGGGCGAGGCGGGACAGCCGATGCCCCGGCTCTACGTCTCGCCGTCGATGCAGCCCAACGCGTTCGCGACCGGGCGCAACCCGGAGCACGCGGCGGTGGCGGTCACCGTCGGCATCACCCGGCTGCTGACCCTGCGTGAGCTGCGCGGCGTGATCGGCCACGAGCTGTCACACGTCTACAACCGCGACATCCTGATCTCCAGCGTCGCCGCCGGTCTGGCCGGCATCATCACGATGCTCGCGCAGCTGGCGTTCTTCCTGCCGTTCATGAGCTCCGACGACGAGGACAGCCCCAACCCGGCCGGCCTGCTGCTCATGGTGATCCTCGGCCCGCTGGCCGCGTCGATCATCCAGCTGGCGATCAGCCGCAACCGGGAGTTCCAGGCGGACGCGTCCGGCGCCACGCTCACCCGTGACCCGCTCGCTCTCGCCAGCGCCCTCGAGAAGATTCATCACGGTACGCAGAGGATGCCGCTCCCGGCCGACGGGCAGCTCGCGAGCAGCGCGCACCTGATGATCGCCAACCCGTTCCGGGGCGGTGGCCTGTCGGCGCTCTTCTCCACCCACCCGCCGATGGAGGAACGCATCCAGCGGCTTCACCAGCAGGCGTCGCTGACCCGCAGGTGA
- a CDS encoding MFS transporter codes for MTALRQYLGVWRLPGGRVLLVVGILARLGIGMTPLALLLLVEQATGRYAAAGLAGGVYALAGAALSPVAGRLADRIGAAPILLATAVLHPLALGALILASRGGEDALAWIFTASAVAGATYPPLTAAIRRAWTDMTASTSLRSAAMAAETSLFELVFVLGPMLVAAFMVVTGEPAAALASAAVATLVGTLWISRLPVMRLHASHNADHAGRGLGPLRAVGFPHLLICVTALGIAFGAAGVIVPAYASQHGGGEGLGGVLLGIWGVGSAIGGIWFGTRRPAMALTRQFAWLLAAVGTSFTILALMPSPSWLAAALIIGGATIAPALTVENSLVGRLAPAGMLNEAYTWMVTVSVSGSAAGGALAGLIVDQPGGLPWAFVFAGSVVLLAAAVAALPHGSMSRADRHAAEPLTMEPA; via the coding sequence GTGACCGCGTTGCGTCAGTACCTTGGCGTGTGGCGACTGCCGGGTGGCCGAGTGCTCCTGGTGGTGGGCATCCTGGCCCGCCTCGGTATCGGGATGACCCCGCTCGCCCTGCTGCTCCTGGTCGAACAGGCCACCGGGCGGTACGCGGCGGCCGGTCTAGCCGGTGGCGTCTACGCCCTCGCCGGCGCGGCCCTCAGCCCGGTCGCGGGGCGGCTCGCCGACCGGATCGGGGCGGCACCGATCCTGCTCGCCACGGCGGTGCTGCATCCGCTCGCCCTCGGCGCGCTGATCCTCGCGAGCCGTGGCGGTGAGGACGCCCTCGCGTGGATCTTCACGGCCTCGGCGGTGGCGGGGGCGACGTACCCGCCCCTGACCGCGGCGATCCGCCGCGCCTGGACCGACATGACCGCGTCCACGTCACTGCGCAGCGCCGCGATGGCCGCCGAGACCTCCCTCTTCGAACTCGTCTTCGTCCTCGGCCCGATGCTCGTCGCCGCGTTCATGGTGGTCACCGGCGAACCTGCGGCAGCCCTCGCCAGCGCCGCCGTCGCCACCCTCGTCGGCACCCTGTGGATCTCCCGCCTCCCGGTCATGCGGCTGCACGCCTCCCACAACGCCGACCACGCCGGCAGAGGCCTCGGCCCGCTCCGCGCCGTCGGCTTCCCCCACCTGCTGATCTGCGTCACCGCCCTCGGCATCGCGTTCGGCGCGGCCGGCGTGATCGTCCCCGCGTACGCGTCCCAGCACGGCGGCGGCGAAGGCCTCGGCGGCGTCCTGCTCGGCATCTGGGGTGTCGGCAGCGCCATCGGCGGCATCTGGTTCGGCACCCGCCGCCCCGCCATGGCCCTGACCAGGCAGTTCGCCTGGCTGCTCGCCGCCGTCGGCACGAGCTTCACGATCCTGGCCCTCATGCCCAGCCCCTCCTGGCTGGCCGCCGCCCTGATCATCGGCGGCGCCACCATCGCCCCGGCCCTGACCGTCGAGAACAGCCTGGTCGGCCGCCTCGCCCCGGCCGGCATGCTGAACGAGGCCTACACCTGGATGGTCACCGTCTCCGTCTCGGGCAGCGCTGCCGGCGGCGCCCTGGCCGGCCTGATCGTCGACCAGCCCGGCGGCCTGCCGTGGGCCTTCGTCTTCGCCGGTTCCGTCGTCCTGCTCGCGGCCGCCGTGGCGGCGCTGCCGCACGGTTCGATGTCCCGGGCCGACCGCCACGCAGCCGAGCCCCTGACGATGGAACCCGCCTAA
- a CDS encoding MOSC domain-containing protein → MGTVLTVNVGKSEHNPAKGVGITGIGKRPVDGPIEVRPPGPKTTGLHSGVIGDFIGDTKHHGGDDQAVYAYAREDYEWWEAELGRELPNGLFGENLTTEGLDLLGAVIGEQWHFPSGVVLQPTFGRIPCSTFQHRMGEQRWIKRFALANRTGAYLRILNPGEISAGDRVEVVDRPGHGLTVAEAFDIYMHDPDRLSRLLVADSLPPSMRREISERLSR, encoded by the coding sequence ATGGGGACTGTTCTCACCGTCAATGTCGGCAAGTCCGAGCACAATCCGGCGAAGGGTGTCGGGATCACCGGCATCGGCAAACGCCCGGTCGACGGCCCGATCGAGGTGCGGCCGCCCGGCCCGAAGACCACCGGGCTGCACAGCGGCGTGATCGGCGACTTCATCGGCGACACGAAGCATCACGGCGGCGACGACCAAGCGGTTTATGCGTACGCCCGGGAAGACTACGAATGGTGGGAAGCCGAACTGGGCCGCGAGCTGCCGAACGGCCTCTTCGGCGAGAACCTGACCACCGAAGGCCTGGACCTGCTCGGCGCGGTGATCGGCGAGCAGTGGCACTTCCCGTCCGGAGTGGTGCTCCAGCCGACGTTCGGCCGCATCCCGTGCTCGACGTTCCAGCATCGGATGGGCGAGCAGCGCTGGATCAAACGGTTCGCCCTCGCCAACCGGACCGGGGCGTACCTGCGCATCCTCAATCCCGGCGAGATCAGCGCCGGCGACCGGGTGGAGGTGGTCGATCGCCCCGGCCACGGGCTGACCGTGGCCGAGGCGTTCGACATCTACATGCACGACCCGGATCGGCTGTCCCGCCTCCTGGTCGCTGACTCCCTGCCCCCGTCGATGCGCAGGGAGATCTCGGAGCGCTTGTCGCGCTAA
- a CDS encoding LysE family translocator: protein MDVMDAVLSFALLGALLTITPGLDTALVLRAAITMGRGPAFATAFGIGAGALAWGAAAAVGAAALLAASSLAYTVLRVAGAAYMIFLGLKMIRGALRRDRAGDEPEVTTRTPTLWSTFGRGFLTNLLNPKVGAFYIAVIPQFLPDGASPLGMGLLLALVHDLEGLLWFTVIILAAQSARGFLARRAVRRGVDAGTGVALLGFGVRLGLSSR from the coding sequence ATGGACGTCATGGACGCTGTGCTCTCGTTCGCACTACTCGGCGCGTTGCTCACCATCACACCGGGGCTGGACACCGCCCTGGTGCTGCGGGCCGCGATCACGATGGGCCGGGGTCCCGCGTTCGCGACGGCGTTCGGGATCGGCGCCGGCGCATTGGCTTGGGGTGCGGCGGCCGCGGTCGGCGCCGCCGCGCTGCTGGCGGCCTCCTCGCTGGCTTACACGGTCCTGCGGGTGGCCGGTGCGGCGTACATGATCTTCTTGGGTCTGAAAATGATCCGTGGGGCGCTGCGGCGGGACCGTGCCGGTGACGAGCCCGAGGTGACGACTCGGACGCCCACGCTGTGGAGCACGTTCGGGCGCGGCTTCCTGACGAACCTGCTGAATCCGAAGGTCGGCGCCTTCTACATCGCGGTGATCCCGCAGTTCCTGCCGGACGGGGCGTCGCCGCTCGGCATGGGCCTGCTGCTGGCGCTGGTGCACGACCTCGAGGGCCTGCTCTGGTTCACGGTGATCATTCTGGCGGCGCAGAGCGCGCGTGGATTCCTGGCCCGGCGGGCGGTGCGGCGTGGCGTCGACGCCGGAACCGGTGTGGCCCTGCTCGGTTTCGGTGTCCGGCTGGGCCTGTCGAGCCGCTGA
- a CDS encoding LLM class flavin-dependent oxidoreductase, protein MRTNRVPLSVLDLATVREGFGSADALRGTIEIAKTADELGYSRFWVAEHHNMPAVASTTPPVLIGAVAANTSRIRVGSGGVMLPNHMPFVVAEQFALLEALYPDRIDLGIGRAPGTDQATAQALRGVSPYLTVEQFPDHLQTVMALLGDERASVPGRLSATPAAESYPEIWVLGSSTYGAQLAGALGLPFCYAYHFAMSSDVDGAARLYRDGFQPSPRYPEPHLMVSASVLAAETTEEAQHLAGPSRIMALSLRTGRLGPIVSPETAAAKELSDLDRAVLDSLPGTQYAGTAEEVVAGLEELVERTGADELILAGAVFDPATRQDSLGRIAKAWGL, encoded by the coding sequence ATGCGCACGAACAGGGTTCCGCTCTCCGTCCTCGATCTCGCCACGGTCCGGGAGGGGTTCGGCAGCGCCGACGCGCTCCGCGGCACCATCGAGATCGCCAAGACAGCGGACGAGCTGGGGTACTCGCGATTCTGGGTCGCCGAGCACCACAACATGCCGGCGGTCGCGTCCACCACGCCACCGGTCCTGATCGGCGCCGTCGCCGCGAACACGTCAAGGATCCGGGTCGGCTCCGGCGGCGTGATGCTGCCGAACCACATGCCGTTCGTGGTCGCCGAGCAGTTCGCCCTGCTGGAGGCCCTCTACCCGGACCGCATCGACCTGGGCATCGGCCGGGCCCCGGGCACCGACCAGGCGACGGCTCAGGCGCTGCGCGGGGTCTCGCCCTATCTGACCGTGGAGCAGTTCCCTGATCACTTGCAGACCGTGATGGCGCTGCTCGGCGACGAGCGCGCGTCCGTTCCGGGTCGCCTCTCCGCCACGCCGGCGGCTGAGTCGTACCCGGAGATCTGGGTCTTGGGATCCTCCACCTATGGCGCCCAATTGGCCGGTGCGCTCGGGCTGCCGTTCTGTTACGCCTACCACTTCGCGATGAGCTCCGATGTGGACGGCGCCGCCCGGCTGTACCGGGACGGTTTCCAGCCGTCGCCGCGATACCCGGAACCGCACCTCATGGTGAGCGCCTCGGTGCTGGCCGCGGAGACCACCGAGGAGGCGCAGCACCTCGCCGGTCCCAGCCGGATCATGGCGCTGAGCCTGCGGACCGGGCGGCTCGGCCCGATCGTCTCACCGGAGACCGCCGCCGCGAAGGAACTCTCCGACCTCGACCGGGCCGTGCTCGACTCGCTGCCCGGCACGCAGTACGCCGGAACCGCCGAGGAGGTCGTCGCCGGTCTCGAGGAACTCGTCGAGCGGACCGGGGCGGACGAGCTGATCCTGGCCGGTGCGGTGTTCGACCCGGCGACCCGGCAGGACAGCCTGGGCCGGATCGCGAAGGCCTGGGGGCTCTAG